From a region of the Prevotella melaninogenica genome:
- a CDS encoding Fic family protein has product MYIHERDNWTDFRWDTSKVELLQEEVFRKQGLLYGRLASLGFDSKIHAMAENLTYDIVYSSEVEGIRLNVDQVRSSIARKLGIENVKHTAPSHYVDSVVNVMLEAVQHYDMILTKERLYAWQAAFFPSGYSEGSQIEIGQYRTNEEHIVSGMFGREKIHYIAPFPDRIEEEMQKFLRWFNKEEPVSSVIRSAIAHFWFVSIHPFEDGNGRLARILSDMLLARGEKSRFRFYNISSQINKDKKHYYDILERMQRGDGDVTEWLVWYMQKLVDALDEAGATVTTILNKSFFWQKASAVPMTERQTQMLNLFLDGYEAKITSKTWATLAKCSKDTAIRDIQDLVDKNILVESIPGAKRPSYSIVYDKEDLTQFFTNVNITEENGVPYLHALFKAKKPICERVTKLDADRYLKGDLLLNDLLNKYCSYMVADNKD; this is encoded by the coding sequence ATGTATATACACGAAAGAGACAATTGGACTGACTTCCGTTGGGATACTTCAAAGGTGGAACTACTCCAAGAAGAGGTATTCCGTAAACAGGGTTTGCTTTACGGGAGATTGGCTTCATTAGGCTTTGACAGCAAAATACATGCTATGGCAGAGAACCTTACTTATGATATAGTGTATTCTTCAGAAGTTGAAGGCATCCGTCTCAACGTGGATCAGGTTCGTTCTTCCATAGCAAGAAAACTTGGGATTGAGAACGTAAAACATACTGCACCATCTCACTATGTTGACTCTGTTGTCAACGTAATGCTCGAAGCTGTACAGCATTATGATATGATTCTCACAAAAGAAAGATTATATGCTTGGCAAGCTGCATTCTTCCCTTCTGGCTATAGTGAAGGTAGCCAGATAGAGATTGGACAGTACCGAACAAACGAGGAGCATATAGTCAGTGGAATGTTTGGACGCGAGAAAATTCACTATATTGCTCCTTTTCCAGACCGTATTGAAGAAGAAATGCAAAAGTTCCTCAGATGGTTTAATAAAGAAGAACCTGTAAGTAGTGTCATACGTTCTGCCATTGCTCATTTCTGGTTTGTAAGCATTCATCCATTTGAGGATGGAAACGGACGATTAGCACGTATTCTTTCGGATATGCTCTTGGCACGTGGCGAGAAAAGTAGGTTCCGTTTCTACAATATTTCATCACAGATAAACAAGGATAAGAAGCACTACTACGACATTCTCGAACGTATGCAGCGTGGAGATGGCGACGTTACGGAGTGGTTAGTGTGGTATATGCAGAAATTGGTGGATGCACTTGACGAAGCTGGTGCCACCGTCACAACAATCTTAAACAAGAGTTTCTTCTGGCAGAAAGCATCGGCTGTGCCTATGACAGAACGACAAACACAAATGCTCAATCTATTTCTTGACGGCTATGAGGCAAAGATAACATCAAAGACATGGGCAACGTTAGCAAAATGTTCGAAGGACACTGCCATTCGTGACATCCAAGATCTCGTTGACAAGAATATCCTTGTAGAAAGTATACCTGGCGCAAAACGACCAAGCTATTCCATCGTTTATGACAAAGAAGATTTAACTCAATTCTTCACGAACGTGAACATAACAGAGGAAAATGGCGTACCATATCTTCATGCATTATTTAAGGCTAAGAAGCCTATATGCGAAAGAGTTACAAAGCTTGACGCTGACCGTTACCTGAAAGGAGATTTGTTATTGAATGATTTACTCAATAAATACTGTTCGTATATGGTTGCCGACAATAAAGACTGA
- the metK gene encoding methionine adenosyltransferase, producing MAYLFSSESVSEGHPDKVADQISDALLDQFLAYDEDARCAIETFNTTGQVVIMGEVKSKEYVDLQTIARKTINKIGYTKAEYQFDGNSCGVLSAIHEQSDDINRGVDNGDAENQGAGDQGMMFGYACNETDNYMPVTLDLAHLLMTTLADIRKEGKQMTYLRPDSKSQVTVEYSDDNIPQRIDTIVVSTQHDDFIKPADDSRKAQLKADKEMVEQIHKDVLEILMPRVKAQITSEKVLALFNDNIKYLVNPTGKFVIGGPHGDTGLTGRKIIVDTYGGKGGHGGGAFSGKDSSKVDRSAAYAARYIAKNMVAAGVSDEILVQLAYAIGVAEPVSVYVNTYGRSHVEATDGEIAEMVKKLFDLRPKAIEKTLKLRQPMYLETAAYGHMGRQNEVVKKTFESRYHEKKAVDVELFTWEKLDRVEDIKKTFGL from the coding sequence ATGGCATATTTGTTTTCATCGGAATCAGTATCTGAGGGACACCCAGATAAGGTTGCCGATCAGATAAGCGACGCATTGCTCGACCAATTCTTGGCATACGACGAGGATGCACGTTGCGCTATAGAAACCTTTAATACTACGGGACAGGTAGTGATTATGGGTGAAGTAAAGTCTAAGGAATACGTTGATCTTCAGACAATTGCTCGTAAGACAATTAATAAGATCGGTTATACAAAGGCTGAGTATCAGTTTGATGGTAATAGCTGCGGTGTTCTTTCTGCTATTCATGAGCAGAGTGATGATATCAACCGTGGTGTTGACAATGGTGATGCTGAGAATCAGGGAGCTGGTGATCAGGGTATGATGTTTGGTTATGCTTGCAATGAGACAGACAATTATATGCCTGTAACACTCGACTTGGCACACCTCCTTATGACCACATTGGCTGACATCCGCAAGGAAGGTAAGCAGATGACTTATCTTCGTCCAGACTCAAAGAGTCAGGTGACAGTGGAGTATAGCGATGACAATATCCCACAGCGAATTGACACTATCGTTGTTTCAACACAGCACGACGACTTTATCAAGCCTGCTGACGATTCACGTAAGGCACAGTTGAAGGCTGATAAAGAGATGGTTGAGCAGATTCATAAGGATGTACTTGAGATTCTTATGCCACGCGTAAAGGCACAGATAACATCGGAGAAAGTACTTGCCTTGTTCAACGACAATATCAAGTATCTTGTCAATCCAACGGGTAAGTTCGTGATTGGTGGTCCTCATGGTGATACTGGTTTGACTGGTCGTAAGATTATCGTTGATACTTATGGCGGTAAAGGCGGTCATGGTGGTGGTGCCTTCTCTGGTAAGGACTCAAGTAAGGTAGACCGTTCTGCAGCCTATGCAGCACGCTATATTGCAAAGAATATGGTGGCAGCTGGTGTGAGCGATGAGATTCTCGTACAGTTGGCTTATGCCATTGGTGTTGCCGAGCCTGTTAGCGTTTATGTGAATACTTATGGTCGTTCACATGTGGAGGCTACTGATGGTGAGATAGCAGAGATGGTGAAGAAGCTGTTTGATCTTCGTCCAAAGGCTATTGAGAAGACACTAAAACTTCGTCAGCCAATGTATTTAGAAACAGCTGCTTATGGTCATATGGGACGTCAGAATGAGGTTGTTAAGAAGACCTTTGAAAGCCGTTATCATGAGAAAAAGGCAGTTGATGTTGAACTTTTCACATGGGAAAAGCTCGATCGAGTAGAGGATATTAAAAAGACATTCGGACTCTAA
- a CDS encoding DUF4271 domain-containing protein, which produces MPTTDSIVRPSLLLKSTLAAGKKANVDSEGKAGQKADSSILLRPKKQKKFQLTDFKFAEEGYFKGNKFFKLERGNNHADGVSGVLAPYAISNDNVIAAMLLGCFVMAMVAFSLSRNFIERQIKSFFRVSRSKESAIETNEEMRFQTILIAQTSLLGSILYYLFARDLGGGRLSNDTQLGAIGCFFGVFVAYFLFKYLVYGFVNWVFFDRKNNGQWRRTQVFLSSLEGVLLFPIVLLLVYFSLSLHAALIYTLIVMLCVKMLAFYKSYSIFFKRMGASLQIILYFCALELMPLMVLWGVLFITDNYLIINF; this is translated from the coding sequence ATGCCGACAACTGATTCCATTGTTCGCCCTTCCCTACTGCTAAAGTCAACATTGGCAGCAGGGAAGAAGGCGAATGTCGATTCTGAGGGTAAGGCGGGTCAGAAAGCTGACTCGTCTATCTTGTTGCGCCCTAAAAAACAGAAGAAGTTTCAGCTGACGGACTTCAAATTTGCAGAAGAAGGCTACTTTAAAGGGAATAAGTTTTTCAAGTTAGAACGTGGAAACAATCATGCTGATGGTGTTTCGGGCGTCCTTGCTCCTTATGCAATAAGCAATGATAATGTAATCGCAGCAATGCTCTTAGGTTGTTTTGTGATGGCAATGGTGGCGTTTTCTCTATCGAGAAATTTCATAGAACGACAGATAAAGAGTTTCTTTCGTGTTAGTCGTAGTAAGGAGTCGGCTATTGAAACGAATGAAGAGATGCGCTTTCAGACTATCTTGATAGCACAAACCTCTTTGTTAGGAAGTATTCTCTATTATTTATTTGCGCGAGATTTAGGGGGCGGTAGGCTTTCAAATGATACACAACTTGGAGCGATAGGATGCTTTTTTGGCGTGTTTGTCGCTTATTTCCTATTCAAGTATCTGGTCTATGGATTCGTAAACTGGGTGTTCTTTGATAGGAAAAATAATGGACAATGGAGGCGAACACAGGTGTTCCTTTCCTCTTTGGAAGGAGTCTTGTTGTTCCCGATAGTACTCTTGCTGGTTTACTTCTCTTTGTCACTCCATGCAGCATTGATTTATACACTAATTGTTATGTTATGCGTCAAAATGCTTGCTTTTTATAAGAGTTACAGTATCTTTTTTAAGAGAATGGGTGCCAGTCTGCAAATAATTTTGTACTTTTGTGCGCTCGAATTGATGCCGTTGATGGTATTGTGGGGCGTTTTGTTCATTACAGATAACTATTTGATAATAAACTTTTAG
- a CDS encoding uroporphyrinogen-III synthase produces MIKKILVSQPKPSSEKSPYYDIAEDLGVELVFRPFFKVEGLSAKEFRQQKINLLDYTAVVFTSRHAVDNYFNLAKEMRVTIPEDMKYFCVIETIALYIQKYVQYRKRKVFFGNTGKIDSLIPTMTKHKTEKFLVPQSSVHTEALSELLDANKLKHKECVMYRTVSNGLTEEEVKNFDYDMLVFFSPTGVKALKENIPNFEQGDIKIAAFGPATAKEVEAQGLRLDLQAPSKEYPSMTGALRTFLEKEKKNK; encoded by the coding sequence ATGATAAAAAAGATCTTGGTTTCACAGCCAAAGCCGTCAAGCGAAAAGTCGCCATATTACGACATAGCGGAAGACTTAGGAGTGGAACTGGTTTTCAGACCATTTTTTAAAGTGGAAGGACTCTCAGCGAAAGAGTTCCGTCAGCAGAAGATAAACCTGTTGGATTATACCGCTGTGGTATTTACTTCTCGTCATGCTGTAGACAATTATTTTAATCTCGCTAAGGAAATGCGTGTCACTATCCCAGAGGATATGAAGTATTTCTGTGTGATTGAAACGATTGCTCTTTATATCCAGAAGTATGTTCAGTACCGCAAACGTAAGGTGTTCTTTGGTAATACGGGAAAGATTGATAGTCTTATTCCTACAATGACTAAGCATAAGACTGAGAAGTTCCTTGTTCCGCAGAGTTCTGTACATACGGAGGCTCTGAGCGAGTTGTTGGATGCAAATAAGCTCAAGCACAAGGAATGTGTGATGTATCGTACGGTGAGCAATGGCTTAACAGAGGAAGAAGTTAAGAACTTTGATTATGATATGCTTGTCTTCTTCAGCCCAACAGGAGTAAAGGCTCTGAAAGAGAATATCCCTAATTTCGAGCAGGGAGACATCAAGATAGCTGCCTTTGGTCCTGCTACAGCGAAGGAAGTAGAGGCACAGGGTCTGAGACTTGACCTTCAGGCACCTTCTAAGGAGTATCCTTCTATGACTGGTGCGTTGCGTACTTTCTTGGAGAAAGAGAAGAAAAATAAATAA
- a CDS encoding ribonuclease P protein component — protein sequence MEKHEERLRKGERLCSKKFIDTLFGTGGSHAMTAFPLKAVYRLIDCKSETSAPEETVTESNVQMLVSVPKKHFKRAVKRNRVKRQVREAYRKHKRFVTLRVNEQTDKQLLIAFIWLSNELIDSVTIEQRVCNLLQRIGERI from the coding sequence ATGGAAAAGCATGAAGAAAGACTAAGAAAAGGAGAACGTCTATGTAGCAAGAAGTTCATAGATACGCTCTTTGGAACTGGTGGAAGTCATGCGATGACAGCATTCCCTTTGAAGGCTGTTTACAGACTAATTGACTGTAAGTCGGAGACTTCAGCACCAGAAGAAACGGTCACGGAGTCGAATGTACAGATGTTAGTCAGTGTTCCGAAGAAACATTTCAAACGTGCCGTAAAGCGCAATAGGGTGAAACGGCAGGTACGTGAGGCTTATCGTAAGCACAAGCGTTTTGTCACGCTCCGTGTGAACGAGCAAACAGATAAGCAGTTGTTGATAGCTTTTATATGGCTTTCAAACGAATTGATAGATTCTGTTACAATTGAACAGCGGGTCTGTAACCTGCTTCAAAGAATAGGAGAACGGATATGA
- the yidD gene encoding membrane protein insertion efficiency factor YidD, which translates to MMDEKERNESTPREQQSHNVFAKLWRLFTRVLSWLLLLPILFYRQFISPFTPPSCRFTPTCSEYGRQAILKHGPFKGLALTIWRILRCNPWGGSGYDPVP; encoded by the coding sequence ATGATGGATGAGAAGGAGAGAAACGAGAGTACGCCACGTGAGCAGCAGTCTCATAATGTTTTTGCTAAGCTATGGCGTCTTTTTACACGTGTTTTATCATGGCTGTTGCTACTTCCGATACTCTTTTATCGCCAGTTCATATCTCCTTTTACGCCACCTTCTTGTCGCTTCACTCCTACTTGTTCGGAGTATGGTAGACAAGCTATCCTAAAGCATGGACCTTTTAAGGGTTTGGCACTCACAATTTGGCGTATATTAAGATGCAATCCGTGGGGTGGTAGTGGCTATGACCCAGTACCCTAA
- the tyrS gene encoding tyrosine--tRNA ligase, with the protein MKNFVEELRWRGMLAQMMPGTEEMLQKEMVSVYLGTDPTADSLHIGHLCGIMMLRHLQHCGHKPYLLVGGATGMIGDPSGKSQERNLLDTETLYHNQEAIKKQVSKFLDFDGNEPNKAEMVNNYDWMKDFTFLDFARLVGKHITVNYMMAKDSVKKRLSGESRDGLSFTEFTYQLLQGYDFLYLYEKFGVKLQLGGNDQWGNMTTGTELIRRTLGNETETYCLTCPLITKADGKKFGKTESGNIWLDRNRTTPYAFYQFWLNVSDDDAEKYIKIFTSLEKDVIDNLIEEHRQDPSRRTLQYRLAEEVTRMVHSQEDLDMAIAASNILFGKSTKENLLQLDEQTFTDVFKDVPHYEVSKDVLGQPAVDVFNQEGMQIFPSKSEMRKLVKGGGVALNKEKLAAFDQPVTAEDLIDGKYLLVQKGKKNYSLIIVK; encoded by the coding sequence ATGAAGAACTTTGTAGAAGAACTCCGTTGGCGTGGTATGCTGGCTCAAATGATGCCAGGTACTGAGGAAATGCTTCAGAAAGAAATGGTTTCAGTTTACTTGGGTACTGACCCAACAGCTGACTCATTGCACATCGGACACCTTTGTGGTATCATGATGTTGCGCCATTTACAGCATTGTGGACACAAGCCTTACCTCCTCGTTGGTGGTGCTACGGGTATGATTGGTGACCCTTCTGGTAAGAGTCAGGAGCGTAACCTCCTTGATACAGAAACACTTTACCATAACCAAGAGGCTATCAAAAAGCAGGTAAGTAAGTTCCTTGACTTCGATGGCAACGAGCCAAACAAGGCTGAGATGGTTAATAACTATGACTGGATGAAGGACTTCACCTTCCTTGACTTCGCTCGATTGGTTGGTAAGCACATCACTGTCAACTACATGATGGCTAAGGATAGTGTGAAGAAGCGCTTGAGTGGCGAGAGTCGCGATGGACTTAGCTTTACTGAGTTCACCTATCAGCTTCTGCAGGGTTACGACTTCCTCTATCTCTATGAGAAGTTTGGTGTTAAGTTGCAGTTGGGTGGTAATGACCAGTGGGGTAATATGACTACTGGTACAGAGCTTATCCGTCGTACTTTAGGTAACGAAACTGAGACATATTGCCTTACTTGTCCACTGATAACAAAGGCGGATGGGAAGAAGTTTGGTAAGACTGAAAGCGGTAATATCTGGCTCGATCGCAACCGTACAACACCATATGCCTTCTATCAGTTCTGGTTGAATGTAAGTGATGATGACGCCGAGAAGTATATCAAGATCTTCACTTCTTTGGAGAAGGATGTTATCGATAATCTCATTGAAGAGCATCGTCAAGACCCTAGTCGTCGTACGCTTCAGTACCGTCTTGCAGAAGAGGTCACCCGTATGGTACACTCTCAGGAAGACCTTGATATGGCGATAGCAGCCTCAAACATTCTCTTTGGTAAGAGCACAAAGGAGAACTTATTACAGTTAGACGAGCAGACCTTTACTGATGTCTTCAAGGATGTTCCACATTACGAGGTATCAAAGGATGTACTTGGTCAGCCTGCAGTTGATGTCTTCAATCAGGAAGGTATGCAGATATTCCCAAGTAAGAGTGAGATGCGTAAGCTCGTTAAGGGCGGTGGCGTAGCACTCAACAAGGAAAAACTCGCAGCTTTTGACCAGCCTGTAACAGCCGAGGACCTTATTGATGGTAAGTATCTCCTCGTACAGAAGGGTAAGAAGAACTACTCTTTGATTATTGTAAAGTAA
- a CDS encoding clostripain-related cysteine peptidase: MKKIFLLLQLAMLVVFASCSSEDPDPIPQPGAEVENTIFVYMPWSGVSDTDSGLYSYFLTNIQDIKSAIVNQGGLGNKRLMIFISTKVNKGALINVQYKNGSCVDDTVAIYNNKLAGLKLNSAEWITTLLKRVKQEAPAKYYSMIVGCHGMGWIPAKPSTRINRSVASPFGLNKNAGKAGPPTRWLGGDAYQTNISEFDKGIEDSGIGKFQYILFDDCNMTGIEVAYELRNATHHIIGSPTEIMAYGMPYKLLWNELSKVNPDYHSICTNFINFYSNYKYGNIPYPYGTISVIDCSQVEGMIDIMKEINASSSLSTITESDIQSMDGYIPSIFYDMGDYVRKLAKNEPLLLAKFNRQLDRLVPEKRHTDAYYTSLRTAGFNIIPIQSYSGITISDPSTNLNVTSSLSSNRYYQATH, encoded by the coding sequence ATGAAGAAAATCTTCCTTCTCTTACAACTGGCAATGCTTGTTGTTTTTGCCTCTTGTAGTAGTGAAGACCCAGACCCAATACCTCAACCAGGTGCCGAGGTAGAGAATACTATCTTTGTTTATATGCCATGGTCGGGTGTTAGTGATACCGATTCTGGGCTTTATAGCTACTTCCTCACCAATATACAAGACATAAAGAGTGCGATTGTTAACCAAGGTGGACTTGGCAACAAGAGACTTATGATATTTATCTCTACGAAGGTGAATAAGGGTGCTTTAATTAATGTTCAGTATAAGAATGGAAGCTGTGTAGACGATACTGTTGCTATCTACAACAATAAATTAGCTGGCTTAAAGCTGAATTCTGCAGAGTGGATAACAACCCTGTTGAAGCGAGTTAAGCAAGAAGCACCAGCTAAGTATTACTCAATGATAGTCGGTTGTCATGGTATGGGATGGATACCTGCCAAGCCCAGTACACGCATTAATCGTTCTGTAGCCTCACCTTTCGGACTTAATAAAAATGCTGGTAAGGCTGGACCTCCAACGCGTTGGTTGGGTGGTGATGCTTATCAGACGAACATTTCTGAATTCGACAAGGGTATAGAAGACTCAGGTATTGGTAAGTTCCAATACATCCTCTTTGATGACTGTAATATGACAGGTATCGAAGTTGCCTACGAACTCCGTAATGCAACGCACCATATCATTGGTAGTCCAACGGAGATTATGGCTTATGGTATGCCTTATAAACTGCTGTGGAATGAACTCTCAAAGGTGAATCCAGATTATCACAGTATCTGTACTAACTTCATCAACTTCTATAGTAACTACAAGTATGGGAATATTCCTTATCCTTATGGGACGATTAGTGTAATCGATTGTTCGCAGGTTGAGGGTATGATTGATATTATGAAGGAGATAAACGCATCAAGTTCTCTCTCAACAATCACGGAGAGTGACATTCAGAGTATGGATGGTTATATCCCTTCAATATTCTATGATATGGGCGATTACGTGCGTAAACTTGCAAAGAACGAACCACTGTTATTGGCAAAGTTCAACCGTCAACTCGATCGCCTTGTACCTGAAAAAAGACATACAGATGCGTATTATACATCACTTCGGACGGCTGGCTTTAATATAATACCCATCCAATCTTATTCCGGTATAACAATATCTGACCCATCAACCAACTTGAATGTGACAAGTTCTCTTAGTAGTAACCGTTATTATCAGGCTACACATTAA